A genome region from Jeongeupia sp. HS-3 includes the following:
- a CDS encoding NADH-quinone oxidoreductase subunit J: MTEVIFYVFSAILLFAGLRVITAKNPVHAALYLVLSFFNGAVLWMLMRAEFLAVSLIVVYVGAVMVLFLFVVMMLDVNFEELRKGFWKYVPVAGTVAVVMAVEMVLILTHRAAQIEGAQLVDHPAGYNNAKVLGELIYTQYFLPFQLAAVLLLVGMIAAIALTLRKRKNTKYQNPAKQIKVKRDDRIKIVSMPTEARPSVDAPKADGGEV, from the coding sequence ATGACCGAAGTAATTTTTTATGTGTTCTCCGCGATCCTGCTGTTTGCAGGTTTGCGGGTGATCACCGCCAAGAACCCGGTGCACGCCGCTTTGTATCTGGTGCTGTCGTTCTTCAACGGCGCGGTGTTGTGGATGTTGATGCGCGCCGAGTTTCTCGCGGTGTCGCTGATCGTCGTCTACGTCGGCGCGGTGATGGTGCTGTTCCTCTTTGTGGTGATGATGCTCGATGTCAACTTCGAAGAGCTGCGCAAGGGCTTCTGGAAGTACGTTCCGGTTGCCGGCACCGTTGCGGTGGTGATGGCCGTCGAGATGGTGCTGATCCTGACGCACCGCGCCGCGCAGATCGAAGGTGCGCAGCTGGTGGATCATCCGGCCGGCTACAACAACGCCAAGGTTTTGGGTGAGCTGATCTACACGCAATACTTCTTGCCGTTCCAGCTTGCCGCTGTGCTGCTGCTCGTTGGCATGATTGCGGCGATTGCGCTGACACTCAGAAAGCGCAAGAACACCAAATATCAGAATCCGGCCAAGCAGATCAAGGTCAAGCGCGACGATCGCATCAAGATCGTCTCGATGCCGACCGAGGCACGTCCGAGCGTCGATGCCCCCAAGGCCGACGGCGGCGAAGTCTGA
- a CDS encoding NADH-quinone oxidoreductase subunit B family protein yields MQAQNLEKGFLTTTVDTVVNWTRTGSLWPMTFGLACCAVEMMHAGAARYDLDRFGIVFRPSPRQSDLMIVAGTLCNKMAPALRRVYDQMPEPRWVLSMGSCANGGGYYHYSYSVVRGCDRIVPVDVYVPGCPPTAEALLYGLIQLQNKIKRTNTIARS; encoded by the coding sequence ATGCAAGCGCAAAACCTTGAAAAAGGGTTTCTCACGACGACGGTCGATACCGTCGTCAACTGGACCCGTACCGGCTCGTTGTGGCCGATGACCTTTGGACTCGCCTGTTGCGCGGTCGAGATGATGCACGCCGGCGCGGCGCGTTATGACCTCGACCGTTTCGGCATCGTGTTCCGCCCGTCGCCGCGCCAGTCCGATCTGATGATCGTGGCGGGTACCTTGTGCAACAAGATGGCGCCGGCGCTACGCCGTGTCTACGACCAGATGCCCGAGCCACGCTGGGTGCTGTCGATGGGCTCGTGCGCCAATGGGGGTGGTTACTACCACTACTCGTACTCGGTGGTGCGTGGTTGCGATCGCATCGTGCCAGTCGATGTGTACGTGCCGGGCTGTCCGCCGACGGCAGAAGCGCTGCTGTACGGCTTGATCCAGTTGCAGAACAAGATCAAGCGCACCAACACGATCGCGCGGAGCTGA
- the nuoH gene encoding NADH-quinone oxidoreductase subunit NuoH, which yields MEFLQTTLGLNESLAFFLWTLAKILCIVAPLMGAVAYATYAERKVIGYMQIRIGPNRVGPFGLLQPIADGVKLLLKEIITPSAASKGLYFLAPVMVLVPALAAWAVVPFYPGFVVADINVGLLYVMAITSMGIYGVIIAGWASNSKYAFLGGLRAAAQVVSYELAMGFALVGVIMVSGSLNLTEVVNQQGHGIGGGSILSWNLIPLLPLFVVYFISGVAETNRAPFDVVEGESEIVAGHMVEYSGMSFALFFLAEYANMWLIAAMASVMFLGGWLSPFPESWPILGAPSFLWWVAKVAFMMFLFLWFRATFPRYRYDQLMRLGWKVFIPVTLVWIVLIGAWMQTPLSLWK from the coding sequence ATGGAATTTCTGCAAACCACGCTGGGCCTCAACGAAAGCCTTGCATTCTTCCTCTGGACGCTGGCGAAGATCCTCTGCATCGTCGCCCCGCTGATGGGCGCAGTCGCCTACGCCACGTACGCCGAGCGCAAGGTCATCGGCTACATGCAGATCCGGATCGGCCCGAACCGGGTCGGCCCGTTCGGTCTGCTGCAGCCGATCGCCGACGGCGTGAAGCTGCTGCTGAAGGAAATCATTACGCCGAGCGCCGCGAGCAAGGGGCTGTATTTCCTTGCGCCGGTCATGGTGCTGGTGCCGGCGCTGGCGGCTTGGGCGGTCGTGCCGTTCTATCCGGGCTTCGTCGTCGCCGATATCAACGTAGGCTTGCTCTATGTGATGGCGATCACCTCGATGGGTATCTACGGCGTGATCATCGCCGGCTGGGCGTCGAACTCGAAGTACGCCTTCCTCGGTGGCCTGCGTGCCGCTGCGCAGGTGGTGTCGTACGAACTGGCGATGGGCTTTGCGCTGGTCGGCGTCATCATGGTGTCGGGTTCGCTCAACCTGACCGAGGTCGTCAACCAGCAAGGGCACGGTATCGGCGGTGGCTCGATCCTGTCGTGGAATTTGATCCCGCTGTTGCCGCTGTTCGTCGTTTATTTCATCTCCGGTGTCGCCGAAACAAACCGCGCGCCGTTCGATGTGGTGGAAGGCGAATCGGAAATCGTTGCCGGCCACATGGTCGAGTACTCGGGGATGAGCTTTGCGCTGTTCTTCCTTGCCGAGTACGCGAACATGTGGCTGATTGCCGCGATGGCGTCGGTGATGTTCCTCGGCGGCTGGCTGTCGCCGTTCCCAGAAAGCTGGCCGATCCTCGGCGCCCCATCCTTCCTGTGGTGGGTCGCCAAGGTCGCCTTCATGATGTTCCTCTTCCTGTGGTTCCGTGCCACCTTCCCGCGTTATCGCTATGACCAGCTGATGCGTCTGGGCTGGAAGGTGTTCATCCCGGTAACGCTGGTGTGGATTGTTCTGATCGGCGCGTGGATGCAAACCCCGCTGTCGCTGTGGAAGTAA
- the nuoK gene encoding NADH-quinone oxidoreductase subunit NuoK: MITLTHYLVLAAILFAISVFGIFMNRKNLIVLLMAIELMLLAVNMNFIAFSQFLGDTAGQVFVFFILTVAAAESAIGLAILVVLFRSLRSIDVEDLDSLKG, from the coding sequence TTGATCACACTGACTCACTACCTCGTGCTGGCGGCAATCCTGTTTGCGATTTCCGTGTTCGGCATTTTCATGAACCGCAAGAACCTGATCGTGTTGCTGATGGCCATCGAACTGATGCTGCTGGCGGTGAACATGAACTTCATCGCCTTCTCGCAGTTCCTCGGCGATACCGCGGGCCAGGTCTTCGTCTTCTTCATCTTGACCGTGGCGGCTGCTGAATCGGCAATCGGCCTTGCGATCCTCGTGGTGCTGTTCCGCAGCCTGCGTTCGATCGACGTCGAAGACCTCGATAGCCTCAAGGGCTGA
- a CDS encoding NADH-quinone oxidoreductase subunit D produces the protein MASEIRNYTLNFGPQHPAAHGVLRLVLELDGEVVERADPHIGLLHRATEKLAESKTYIQSLPYMDRLDYVSMMANEHAYCMAIEKLLQLDVPIRAQYIRVMFDEITRVLNHLMWIGSHGLDCGAMTVFLYAFREREDLMDVYEAVSGARMHAAYYRPGGVYRDLPDTMPQYQASKVRNAAAIKKLNANREGSVLDFIEDFTNRFPTCVDEYETLLTDNRIWKQRTVGIGVLSAERAMALGLTGPMLRGSGVAWDLRKKQPYEVYDKLDFDIPVGVNGDCYDRYLVRIEEMRQSNRIIKQCVKWLRENPGPVITTDTKVAPPSRESMKTNMEDLIHHFKLFTEGMHVPEGEAYAAIEHPKGEFGIYMVSDGANKPYRLKIRAPGFAHLAALDEMARGHMLSDVVAIIGTQDIVFGEIDR, from the coding sequence GTGGCGTCTGAAATCCGTAACTACACCCTCAACTTCGGCCCGCAGCACCCGGCTGCGCACGGCGTGTTGCGCCTCGTGCTCGAACTCGACGGCGAAGTCGTCGAGCGTGCCGACCCGCATATCGGCCTTTTGCATCGCGCCACCGAAAAACTGGCCGAATCCAAGACCTATATTCAGTCGCTGCCGTATATGGATCGTCTCGACTATGTGTCGATGATGGCCAACGAGCACGCGTACTGCATGGCGATCGAAAAGCTGCTGCAGCTTGATGTGCCGATCCGTGCGCAATACATCCGCGTGATGTTCGACGAAATCACCCGGGTGCTGAATCACCTGATGTGGATCGGCTCGCACGGCCTCGATTGCGGCGCGATGACCGTTTTTCTGTACGCCTTCCGCGAACGTGAAGATCTGATGGATGTCTACGAGGCAGTGTCGGGCGCGCGTATGCACGCGGCTTACTACCGTCCAGGTGGCGTGTATCGCGATCTGCCGGACACCATGCCGCAATACCAGGCATCCAAGGTGCGCAACGCGGCCGCGATCAAGAAACTCAATGCCAATCGCGAAGGTTCGGTGCTCGATTTCATCGAAGACTTCACCAACCGTTTCCCGACCTGCGTCGACGAATACGAAACGCTGCTGACCGATAACCGCATCTGGAAGCAACGGACCGTCGGCATTGGCGTGCTGAGCGCGGAGCGCGCGATGGCGCTGGGGCTGACCGGTCCGATGCTGCGTGGCTCGGGTGTGGCTTGGGACTTGCGCAAAAAGCAGCCGTACGAAGTTTATGACAAGCTCGATTTCGATATTCCGGTCGGCGTGAATGGCGATTGCTACGACCGCTATCTGGTGCGTATCGAAGAAATGCGCCAGTCCAATCGCATCATCAAGCAGTGCGTGAAATGGCTGCGCGAGAATCCGGGCCCTGTGATCACCACCGACACCAAGGTGGCGCCGCCGTCGCGTGAAAGCATGAAGACGAATATGGAGGATCTGATCCACCACTTCAAGCTGTTCACCGAGGGTATGCACGTGCCCGAAGGCGAGGCGTATGCCGCCATTGAGCACCCGAAGGGCGAGTTCGGCATCTATATGGTGTCCGACGGTGCCAACAAGCCGTACCGGCTGAAAATTCGCGCGCCGGGCTTTGCCCATTTGGCCGCGCTCGACGAAATGGCGCGTGGCCACATGTTGTCCGACGTTGTCGCCATTATCGGTACGCAAGACATCGTTTTCGGGGAGATTGACCGCTAA
- the tpiA gene encoding triose-phosphate isomerase: MSRKQVLGNWKMHGSIGQIRSVLSELARAELGSNVSVCVAYPYLGLAKTLLTETAVQIGAQDVCEFHIGAYTGEVSAAMLADVGCELVIVGHSERRRYFGETSETAARKVRATLDAGLLPVYCVGETAEQRESGIAHQVIAEELQVLAGVPTSLYAVAYEPSWAVGTGVVATPEQIAEMHAFIKQTLDVRTRVLYGGSVKASNTAQVLAVDGVDGVLVGGAALSASEFLEICRIAG, from the coding sequence ATGAGCAGAAAACAGGTCTTGGGTAACTGGAAGATGCATGGCAGCATCGGGCAGATCCGGTCTGTTTTATCCGAGCTTGCGCGTGCGGAGCTCGGCTCCAATGTGTCGGTTTGCGTTGCGTATCCCTACCTTGGTCTGGCCAAGACCTTGCTGACGGAAACCGCGGTGCAGATTGGTGCCCAGGATGTGTGCGAATTTCATATCGGCGCGTATACCGGTGAAGTATCGGCGGCGATGCTGGCCGATGTCGGGTGCGAGCTGGTTATCGTGGGGCACTCGGAGCGGCGGCGTTACTTTGGTGAAACCAGCGAAACGGCGGCGCGCAAGGTGAGGGCAACGCTGGATGCGGGCTTGCTGCCGGTATACTGCGTCGGCGAAACGGCCGAGCAGCGTGAAAGTGGCATCGCCCATCAGGTGATTGCCGAAGAATTGCAAGTGCTGGCCGGCGTGCCGACCAGCTTGTACGCGGTGGCTTATGAGCCGTCGTGGGCGGTCGGAACCGGGGTTGTTGCAACACCCGAGCAGATCGCAGAAATGCACGCGTTCATCAAGCAAACGCTCGATGTGCGCACCCGTGTGTTGTACGGGGGTAGTGTCAAGGCGTCGAATACGGCGCAGGTGCTGGCGGTAGATGGCGTCGATGGTGTGCTCGTGGGTGGGGCCGCGCTGTCGGCAAGCGAGTTTCTCGAGATCTGTCGCATCGCTGGCTGA
- the ndhC gene encoding NADH-quinone oxidoreductase subunit A yields the protein MLEENYFPILLFLIIGLLVGVAPLCMGWGVSKMLGTNKPDAEKLLPYECGFDAFEEGRMQFDVRYYLVAILFILFDLEVAFLVPWALVLKDIGSFGFFSMMIFLAVLVVGFIYEWKKGALEWE from the coding sequence ATGCTAGAAGAGAATTACTTCCCCATTTTGCTGTTCCTGATCATCGGCCTTCTCGTCGGTGTCGCTCCGCTCTGTATGGGGTGGGGGGTCAGCAAAATGCTGGGGACCAATAAACCCGATGCCGAAAAGCTTTTGCCGTACGAGTGCGGTTTCGATGCCTTCGAAGAAGGCCGCATGCAGTTTGATGTCCGTTATTACCTCGTCGCCATCCTGTTCATTCTGTTCGATCTCGAAGTGGCCTTCCTGGTGCCTTGGGCGCTGGTGCTCAAGGATATCGGCAGCTTCGGCTTCTTCTCCATGATGATTTTCCTGGCCGTTCTGGTTGTTGGTTTCATCTACGAGTGGAAGAAGGGCGCTTTGGAGTGGGAGTGA
- a CDS encoding NADH-quinone oxidoreductase subunit C, protein MAKLNTLMESLERVLGDKLANIKCVLDEVTIEIKAADYAAAMLLLRDHAELRFESCVDVCGVDYSTYKDSVWEGSRFAAVYHLLSYANNQRLRVRVFALDDDFPVLPSSVDVWSGNNWFEREAFDLYGIIFEGHPDLRRILTDYGFVGHPFRKDFPVSGYVEMRYDPEQARVIYQPVTIEPREITPRIIREENYGGV, encoded by the coding sequence ATGGCCAAGCTGAATACCCTGATGGAAAGCCTCGAGCGCGTGCTCGGCGACAAGCTCGCCAATATCAAATGCGTGCTTGATGAGGTGACGATCGAGATCAAGGCCGCCGATTACGCCGCGGCCATGCTCCTGCTGCGTGACCATGCCGAGCTGCGCTTCGAATCCTGTGTCGACGTCTGTGGTGTCGACTACAGCACGTACAAAGACAGTGTCTGGGAAGGCTCGCGTTTTGCCGCGGTCTACCACTTGCTGTCGTACGCCAATAACCAGCGTTTGCGCGTACGCGTGTTTGCGCTGGACGATGATTTCCCGGTGCTGCCGTCGTCGGTCGATGTCTGGTCGGGCAATAACTGGTTCGAGCGCGAAGCGTTCGACCTGTACGGCATCATTTTTGAAGGCCATCCGGACTTGCGTCGCATTCTGACTGACTACGGTTTTGTCGGTCACCCGTTCCGCAAGGACTTCCCGGTCTCGGGTTACGTCGAAATGCGTTACGACCCCGAGCAGGCGCGTGTGATTTATCAGCCCGTCACCATTGAGCCGCGCGAAATCACCCCGCGCATCATTCGCGAGGAGAACTACGGTGGCGTCTGA
- the nuoG gene encoding NADH-quinone oxidoreductase subunit NuoG, protein MLEIEIDGKKLTVPTGSTVMDAANSIGVHIPHFCYHKKLSIAANCRMCLVQVEKAPKPLPACATPVTDGMKVYTHSDMAVKAQKGVMEFLLINHPLDCPICDQGGECQLQDLAVGYGQSGSRYEEEKRVVTNKNLGPLISTDMTRCIHCSRCVRFTEEIAGYQELGMPGRGEHVEVMSFIGKTVNSEISGNVIDLCPVGALTSKPFRYSARTWELSRRKSVGAHDGLGANLVVQVKNNKVMRVLPLENDAINECWLSDRDRFSYEALNSDARLTQPMVKDGGEWKVVSWQAALELVATKLKGITASHGADSVAAIASPNSTLEELYLLRKSLAGLDIRNLEARTRLGDVRFETKAAGWLGQSIVDLAASETVLVIGSTLRKEQPLLAQRLRQSVKKGLKLAVLNPHDDELLTKLAGKLIVRPDQLVEGVLAVLKGTSEITGKAVPAEIDLAGVDVSLEARALAELIVAGEKKALVLGNIALQHERAAELHAAAAALAEIAGATLGLLRDGANSVGADIVGFATGKDLIGANKKAYVLLHSELADLRNGAAAKAALTGAEFVVAMTSFADEARDYADVLLPVSPFSETSGTFINMEGKPQSFNGVVRPLGESRPAWKVLRVLGNILGLNGFDYDSSEAVRADVLNDDIAKVLNNAPAKAAAVKAQAATGLVRLAEVPLYETDALVRRAPSLQATVDAESAGQLRANAATLASFGLVAGGNARVQQGGAAVTLVVAEDQGLADQVVRVPFGRATLLLGSGAIEVVKA, encoded by the coding sequence ATGCTGGAAATTGAAATCGACGGTAAGAAACTGACAGTTCCGACGGGTAGCACCGTGATGGACGCCGCCAATTCCATTGGCGTGCACATCCCGCACTTCTGCTACCACAAGAAGCTGTCGATTGCCGCGAACTGCCGGATGTGCCTGGTTCAGGTCGAGAAAGCGCCCAAGCCGCTACCCGCCTGTGCTACCCCCGTCACCGACGGGATGAAGGTCTACACCCACTCCGATATGGCCGTGAAGGCCCAGAAGGGGGTGATGGAATTCCTGCTGATTAACCATCCGCTCGACTGCCCGATCTGCGATCAGGGCGGCGAATGCCAGTTGCAAGATCTGGCGGTCGGTTATGGTCAGTCGGGCTCGCGCTATGAAGAAGAAAAGCGCGTCGTCACCAACAAGAACCTCGGTCCGCTGATCTCGACCGACATGACGCGTTGCATCCATTGCAGCCGCTGCGTGCGCTTTACCGAAGAGATCGCCGGCTACCAGGAGCTCGGCATGCCGGGCCGTGGTGAGCACGTCGAGGTGATGAGCTTCATCGGCAAGACCGTGAACTCGGAAATCTCCGGCAACGTCATCGACCTGTGCCCGGTCGGCGCGCTGACCAGCAAGCCGTTCCGCTACAGCGCCCGGACGTGGGAACTCTCGCGTCGCAAGAGCGTGGGTGCGCACGACGGCTTGGGTGCCAATCTCGTTGTTCAGGTGAAGAACAACAAGGTGATGCGCGTTCTCCCGCTGGAAAACGACGCCATCAACGAATGCTGGTTGTCCGACCGCGACCGTTTCAGCTACGAGGCGCTCAACAGCGACGCCCGTCTGACGCAGCCGATGGTCAAGGATGGCGGCGAATGGAAGGTCGTCAGTTGGCAGGCCGCGCTCGAGCTGGTTGCGACCAAGCTCAAGGGCATTACCGCCAGCCACGGCGCCGACAGTGTTGCCGCGATCGCCTCGCCGAACAGCACGCTCGAAGAACTGTACCTGCTGCGCAAGTCGCTCGCCGGTCTGGACATCCGCAACCTCGAAGCGCGCACCCGTCTCGGCGACGTGCGCTTTGAGACCAAGGCTGCCGGCTGGCTCGGTCAGAGCATTGTCGACCTCGCCGCGAGCGAGACTGTGCTGGTGATCGGCTCGACCTTGCGCAAGGAACAACCGCTGCTGGCGCAACGGCTGCGCCAGTCGGTGAAGAAGGGCTTGAAGCTTGCCGTACTGAATCCGCACGACGATGAGCTGCTGACCAAGCTGGCCGGCAAGCTGATCGTTCGCCCTGACCAACTGGTCGAAGGCGTGCTGGCAGTGTTGAAGGGCACAAGCGAGATCACCGGCAAGGCCGTGCCGGCCGAGATCGATTTGGCAGGCGTTGACGTCTCGCTTGAGGCGCGTGCGCTGGCCGAGCTGATCGTTGCCGGTGAGAAGAAAGCACTGGTGCTCGGCAATATCGCCTTGCAGCACGAACGTGCTGCCGAACTGCATGCTGCCGCCGCTGCGCTGGCCGAGATCGCCGGTGCGACGCTGGGTCTGCTGCGTGACGGCGCCAACAGCGTCGGTGCCGATATTGTCGGTTTCGCCACGGGCAAGGATCTGATCGGCGCGAACAAGAAGGCCTACGTGCTGCTGCACAGCGAACTGGCCGATTTGCGCAACGGCGCCGCCGCCAAGGCTGCGCTGACCGGTGCCGAATTCGTCGTCGCGATGACGTCGTTTGCCGACGAAGCGCGTGACTACGCCGATGTGCTGTTGCCGGTGTCGCCGTTCTCGGAGACCTCGGGCACCTTCATCAATATGGAAGGCAAGCCGCAGAGCTTCAACGGCGTGGTTCGTCCGTTGGGTGAGTCGCGTCCGGCGTGGAAGGTATTGCGCGTGCTTGGCAACATCCTCGGCCTGAATGGGTTTGACTACGACAGCTCCGAAGCCGTGCGTGCCGATGTGCTCAACGACGATATTGCCAAGGTGCTGAACAACGCACCGGCCAAGGCAGCCGCGGTCAAGGCACAGGCCGCTACCGGTCTGGTTCGTCTTGCCGAGGTGCCGCTGTACGAAACCGATGCACTGGTTCGTCGTGCACCTAGCCTGCAAGCCACGGTTGACGCCGAATCGGCAGGGCAGTTGCGCGCGAATGCGGCAACGCTGGCTTCGTTCGGTCTGGTGGCTGGCGGGAACGCCCGCGTTCAGCAAGGCGGTGCTGCGGTGACGCTGGTCGTTGCCGAAGATCAGGGCCTTGCCGATCAGGTCGTGCGCGTGCCGTTCGGCCGTGCCACGCTGCTGCTCGGTTCGGGCGCCATCGAAGTAGTCAAGGCATAA
- the nuoE gene encoding NADH-quinone oxidoreductase subunit NuoE, translating into MVTSNLTPAATLSADSQARIDRELAKYPADQRRSALMSALRIAQVEHRWLSNEIVAVVADYVGVAPIAAMEVATFYNMFDLKPVGRHKITVCTNLPCALSGGYQAADYLKSKLGIGFNETTADGKFTLKEGECMGACGYAPVMLVNNHSMCNHMTPEAIDKKLAELE; encoded by the coding sequence ATGGTTACCAGTAATCTGACACCGGCAGCTACGCTGAGTGCCGATTCGCAAGCGCGGATCGATCGCGAGCTTGCCAAATATCCTGCGGACCAGCGTCGCTCGGCCTTGATGAGCGCCTTGCGCATTGCTCAGGTTGAACATCGCTGGTTGTCGAACGAGATCGTCGCTGTCGTCGCCGACTATGTTGGCGTTGCGCCGATCGCGGCGATGGAAGTCGCCACGTTCTACAACATGTTTGATCTTAAGCCCGTGGGTCGCCATAAGATTACCGTCTGTACCAACCTGCCCTGTGCCTTGTCGGGCGGGTATCAGGCCGCTGATTACCTGAAGAGCAAACTCGGCATCGGTTTCAATGAAACCACCGCCGACGGCAAGTTCACGCTGAAGGAAGGTGAATGCATGGGCGCTTGCGGGTACGCGCCGGTGATGCTGGTGAACAACCACAGCATGTGCAATCACATGACGCCTGAGGCGATCGACAAGAAACTGGCGGAGCTCGAATAA
- the nuoI gene encoding NADH-quinone oxidoreductase subunit NuoI, with product MENIAHFFKTFLLVELVKGLMLTGRHFFQRKITVQFPEEKTPYSPRFRGLHAQRRYANGEERCIACKLCEAVCPAVAITIESEARPDDNTRRTTRYDIDLTKCIFCGFCEEACPVDAIVETHILEYHGEKRGDLYYTKPMLLAVGDKYESQIAANKAADAKYR from the coding sequence ATGGAAAATATTGCTCATTTCTTCAAGACCTTCCTGCTGGTCGAACTGGTCAAGGGGCTGATGCTCACGGGCCGGCACTTCTTCCAGCGCAAGATCACGGTGCAGTTCCCCGAGGAAAAAACGCCGTACAGCCCGCGTTTTCGCGGTCTGCACGCCCAGCGTCGTTATGCCAACGGGGAAGAGCGCTGCATTGCCTGCAAACTGTGTGAAGCGGTTTGCCCGGCGGTGGCGATCACCATCGAATCGGAAGCGCGCCCGGACGACAACACCCGTCGCACCACGCGTTACGACATCGATCTGACCAAGTGCATCTTCTGCGGTTTCTGTGAAGAAGCCTGTCCGGTTGACGCGATCGTCGAAACGCACATTCTCGAGTATCACGGCGAGAAGCGCGGCGACCTGTACTACACCAAGCCGATGTTGCTGGCCGTCGGTGACAAGTACGAGTCGCAGATTGCAGCCAACAAGGCGGCAGACGCCAAATACCGTTAA
- the secG gene encoding preprotein translocase subunit SecG, translated as MELIKNLALIVNVISAIAVIVLVLMQHGKGADMGAAFGSGSAGSLFGSSGSANFLSRCTAVCATIFFVSCLALVLVMNPSTKKDSLGVMSGVKPVASQPAQSTQNKIPE; from the coding sequence ATGGAACTGATTAAGAATCTGGCACTAATCGTGAATGTAATCTCCGCGATTGCGGTGATCGTTCTCGTGCTGATGCAGCATGGCAAGGGGGCCGACATGGGTGCGGCTTTTGGTAGCGGTTCGGCCGGTAGCCTGTTTGGCTCGTCGGGCTCCGCCAACTTCCTCAGCCGCTGCACCGCTGTGTGCGCCACCATCTTCTTTGTTTCCTGCCTCGCGCTGGTGCTGGTCATGAATCCATCCACCAAGAAAGATTCGCTTGGTGTGATGAGCGGCGTTAAGCCGGTGGCCAGCCAGCCTGCTCAGTCGACGCAGAACAAGATTCCGGAATAA
- the nuoF gene encoding NADH-quinone oxidoreductase subunit NuoF, whose translation MTVYVKGVVFEGVDLDDQNSWKLDSYVQRGGYAALKKIIANKITQDEIIAEMKASGLRGRGGAGFPTGLKWSFMPRSFPGQKYLVCNTDEGEPGTFKDLDIQVYNPHALIEGMIIGAYAMGITVGYNYIHGEVFEAYERFEVALEEARAAGFLGDNILGSDFCFQLHGHHGYGAYICGEETALLESLEGKKGQPRFKPPFPASFGLYGKPTTINNTETFASVPYIIREGGQKFLELGKPNNGGTKLFSVSGHVNRPGNYEIPLGTPFSELLEMCGGMRDGKKLKAVIPGGSSSPVLPADIIMQCTMDYDSISKAGSMLGSGAVIVMDETTCMVKALERLSYFYFEESCGQCTPCREGTGWLYRVVHRIERGEGRPEDLDLLLSVGGNIAGRTICALGDAAVMPVQGMLKHFRSEFEHHIEHKQCLVPGF comes from the coding sequence ATGACCGTTTACGTCAAAGGCGTCGTATTCGAGGGTGTTGATCTGGATGATCAAAACAGCTGGAAGCTCGACTCATATGTGCAGCGTGGCGGTTATGCCGCGCTGAAGAAAATCATCGCCAACAAAATCACGCAGGATGAAATCATCGCCGAGATGAAAGCATCCGGCTTGCGTGGCCGTGGCGGTGCAGGCTTTCCGACCGGGCTGAAGTGGTCGTTCATGCCGCGCAGCTTCCCGGGTCAGAAGTATCTCGTCTGCAATACCGACGAGGGCGAACCGGGTACCTTCAAGGATCTGGATATCCAGGTGTACAACCCGCATGCGCTGATCGAAGGCATGATCATCGGCGCGTATGCGATGGGCATCACCGTCGGGTACAACTACATCCACGGCGAAGTGTTCGAGGCTTATGAGCGCTTTGAAGTCGCGCTGGAAGAAGCCCGCGCTGCCGGCTTCCTCGGCGACAACATCCTGGGTTCGGATTTCTGCTTCCAGTTGCACGGCCATCACGGTTACGGCGCCTATATCTGCGGCGAAGAAACCGCCTTGCTCGAATCGCTCGAAGGCAAGAAAGGCCAGCCGCGCTTCAAGCCGCCATTCCCGGCCAGTTTTGGCCTGTATGGCAAGCCGACCACAATCAATAACACCGAAACATTTGCCTCGGTGCCGTACATCATCCGCGAGGGTGGGCAGAAATTCCTTGAGCTGGGCAAGCCGAACAACGGCGGCACCAAGCTGTTCTCGGTCTCGGGGCATGTGAACCGCCCGGGCAACTACGAGATTCCGCTCGGCACACCGTTCAGCGAACTGCTGGAAATGTGCGGCGGCATGCGCGACGGCAAGAAACTCAAGGCGGTGATTCCCGGCGGTTCGTCCTCCCCGGTCTTGCCGGCCGACATCATCATGCAGTGCACGATGGACTATGACTCGATTTCCAAGGCGGGGTCGATGCTCGGCTCCGGTGCGGTCATCGTCATGGACGAAACCACCTGCATGGTGAAGGCGCTCGAGCGTTTGTCGTACTTCTACTTCGAAGAGTCATGCGGTCAGTGCACGCCTTGCCGTGAAGGCACGGGCTGGCTGTATCGCGTTGTCCACCGGATCGAACGCGGCGAAGGCCGTCCGGAAGATCTCGATCTGCTGTTGTCCGTTGGCGGTAATATCGCCGGTCGGACCATCTGCGCGCTCGGCGATGCCGCCGTGATGCCGGTGCAGGGGATGCTCAAGCATTTCCGCAGCGAATTCGAACACCACATTGAACACAAGCAGTGCCTGGTTCCAGGCTTCTGA